A single region of the Solwaraspora sp. WMMD406 genome encodes:
- the aroC gene encoding chorismate synthase, whose translation MLRWLTAGESHGPALVAVMEGVPAGIEVTSAQLGRELARRRLGYGRGARMSFEQDEIEIIGGLRHGVTLGSPVAIRVGNSEWPKWRTVMAADPVDPDELAGQARNAPLTRPRPGHADLAGMQKYGHTDARPILERASARETAARVAVGTVAKALCHQALGIEIVSHVVELGSVAAKPGLQPRPEDAERVDADPLRCLDSEASARMVAEVDAAKSDADTLGGIVEVLAYGVPPGLGSHVQWDRKLDARLAAAVMSIQAIKGVEIGDAWQQARSRGSVAHDEIVPTASGVRRVTDRAGGLEGGITTGEPLRVRAAMKPISSLNRALSTVDVSTGEPATAINQRSDVCAVPAAAVVAESMVALVLAEAVTEKFGGDSVAEIRRNVAGYLDNLVIR comes from the coding sequence GTGTTGCGCTGGCTGACTGCAGGTGAATCGCATGGTCCCGCCCTGGTCGCGGTCATGGAGGGTGTCCCCGCTGGGATCGAGGTGACCAGCGCGCAGCTCGGCCGGGAATTGGCCCGCCGGCGGCTCGGCTACGGGCGGGGCGCCCGGATGAGCTTCGAGCAGGACGAGATCGAGATCATCGGCGGCCTGCGACACGGGGTGACGCTGGGCAGCCCGGTGGCGATCCGGGTGGGCAACTCCGAATGGCCCAAGTGGCGGACGGTGATGGCGGCCGACCCGGTCGATCCGGACGAGTTGGCCGGCCAGGCGCGAAACGCCCCGCTGACCCGGCCGCGTCCTGGTCACGCCGACCTGGCCGGCATGCAGAAGTACGGCCACACCGACGCCCGGCCGATTCTGGAGCGGGCCAGCGCCCGGGAGACCGCCGCGCGGGTCGCCGTCGGTACGGTCGCCAAGGCACTGTGCCACCAGGCCCTCGGCATCGAGATCGTCTCGCACGTGGTCGAGTTGGGTTCGGTGGCCGCCAAGCCCGGCCTGCAGCCGCGTCCGGAGGACGCCGAGCGGGTGGACGCCGACCCGCTGCGGTGCCTGGACTCGGAGGCGAGTGCCCGGATGGTCGCCGAGGTCGACGCGGCGAAGTCCGACGCCGACACGCTCGGCGGGATCGTCGAGGTGCTCGCCTACGGCGTACCGCCGGGGTTGGGCTCGCATGTGCAGTGGGACCGTAAGCTCGACGCCCGGTTGGCCGCCGCGGTGATGTCGATCCAGGCGATCAAGGGCGTGGAGATCGGCGATGCCTGGCAGCAGGCCCGGTCCCGGGGTTCGGTCGCGCACGACGAGATCGTTCCGACGGCCTCCGGGGTGCGCCGGGTGACCGACCGGGCCGGCGGCCTGGAGGGCGGCATCACCACCGGCGAACCGTTGCGGGTACGGGCGGCGATGAAGCCGATCTCGTCGCTCAACCGGGCCTTGTCGACGGTGGACGTGAGCACGGGTGAGCCGGCGACGGCGATCAACCAGCGGTCGGACGTCTGCGCGGTGCCGGCGGCAGCCGTGGTGGCCGAGTCGATGGTGGCCCTGGTGTTGGCCGAGGCGGTGACGGAGAAGTTCGGCGGTGACTCGGTCGCCGAGATCCGCCGCAACGTCGCCGGTTACCTCGACAACCTGGTGATCCGCTGA
- the alaS gene encoding alanine--tRNA ligase, whose product MKTAEIKRRFLAHFEGNGHAVVPSAPLPAIDDPNLLFINAGMVQFVPFFLGQRTPPFQRATSVQKCIRTPDIDEVGKTSRHGTFFQMNGNFSFGDYFKEGAIPLAWDLSTKPVEAGGFGMDPDRIWVTVYLDDDEAADIWRRTGVPAERIVRRGNKDNFWSMGIPGPAGPCSELYYDRGPAYGPDGGPEVDEDRFLEFWNLVFMQYEITNVLSKEVFDIVGDLPKKNIDTGMGLERIASILQGVDNLYEIDEVRPILDRAAELTGKRYGAGSGHAASESHPDDVRLRVIADHVRTALMLIGDGVTPSNEGRGYVLRRIMRRAIRSVRLLGWQDRALPELLPVARDCMAPSYPELAADFERISTYAYAEEDAFLSTLRAGTTILDTAIAQTKSAGGGKLSGDQAFQLHDTYGFPIDLTLEIAAEQGLTVDADGFRRLMSEQRARAKADAQARKTGHIDLSAYRGVLDSGGPVEFTGYAEVSRESRVRALLGAGGAVLPAAGEGDVVELVLDTTPFYAEGGGQQPDTGLLTVGAGQVEIFDVQSPVPGLVVHKARVVRGEVRSGETGYAEIDIPRRRAISRSHTATHLVHQTMRNFLGESATQAGSLNAPGRLRFDFNTPGAVAPSVLHDIEQQVNEVLLRDLEVNAFITSQEEARRLGAMALFGEKYGDEVRVVEVGDYARELCGGTHVTRSGQLGVVKILSESSIGSGVRRVEALVGIDAFNFLAREHLLVARLAELYRVPAEQVADRVQQTVTQLRDAEKELEKLRAQLVLGGAAALAAQARDVRGVAYVGTEAPEGAAGNDVRTLAQEIRGKMDPARPAVVAVAARSGGKASLVVAVNAAGKSRGVSAADLVKGALSGRGGGNADLAQGGGLPAAEAAGLLVAVEKAIAGPA is encoded by the coding sequence GTGAAAACGGCGGAGATCAAGCGGCGGTTCCTCGCACACTTCGAGGGAAACGGCCATGCCGTGGTGCCGTCCGCTCCGCTGCCCGCTATCGATGACCCCAACCTGTTGTTCATCAACGCGGGCATGGTGCAGTTCGTACCGTTCTTCCTGGGCCAGCGCACCCCGCCGTTCCAGCGGGCGACCAGCGTGCAGAAGTGCATCCGTACGCCGGACATCGACGAGGTCGGCAAGACCTCCCGGCACGGCACGTTCTTCCAGATGAACGGCAACTTCTCCTTCGGCGACTATTTCAAGGAAGGCGCGATCCCGCTGGCCTGGGACCTGTCCACCAAGCCGGTGGAGGCCGGCGGGTTCGGCATGGACCCGGACCGGATCTGGGTCACCGTCTACCTCGACGACGACGAGGCCGCCGACATCTGGCGGCGCACCGGGGTTCCGGCGGAGCGGATCGTGCGCCGGGGCAACAAGGACAACTTCTGGTCGATGGGCATTCCCGGACCGGCCGGGCCCTGTTCGGAGCTTTACTACGACCGGGGACCAGCGTACGGGCCCGACGGCGGCCCGGAGGTCGACGAGGACCGGTTCCTGGAGTTCTGGAACCTCGTCTTCATGCAGTACGAGATCACCAACGTACTGAGCAAAGAGGTCTTCGACATCGTCGGCGACCTGCCGAAGAAGAACATCGACACCGGCATGGGGCTGGAGCGGATCGCGTCGATCCTGCAGGGGGTCGACAACCTCTACGAGATCGACGAGGTGCGGCCGATCCTGGACCGGGCGGCCGAACTGACCGGCAAACGGTACGGTGCGGGCTCCGGGCACGCGGCGAGCGAGTCGCACCCCGACGACGTACGGCTGCGGGTGATCGCCGACCATGTGCGGACCGCGCTGATGCTGATCGGCGACGGGGTGACCCCGAGCAACGAGGGCCGGGGTTACGTGCTGCGGCGGATCATGCGTCGGGCGATTCGCTCGGTACGCCTGCTCGGCTGGCAGGACCGGGCATTGCCCGAGTTGCTGCCGGTCGCCCGCGACTGCATGGCGCCGTCGTACCCGGAGTTGGCGGCCGACTTCGAGCGGATCTCCACGTACGCCTACGCGGAGGAGGACGCGTTCCTGTCCACCCTGCGGGCGGGCACGACGATCCTGGACACCGCGATCGCGCAGACCAAGTCGGCCGGCGGCGGCAAGCTCTCCGGTGACCAGGCGTTCCAGTTGCACGACACGTACGGCTTCCCGATCGACCTGACCCTGGAGATCGCCGCCGAGCAGGGGCTGACGGTCGACGCCGACGGCTTCCGTCGACTGATGTCCGAGCAGCGGGCCCGGGCCAAGGCCGACGCGCAGGCCCGCAAGACCGGGCACATCGACCTGTCCGCGTACCGGGGGGTGCTCGACTCGGGTGGCCCGGTGGAGTTCACCGGCTACGCGGAGGTGTCCCGTGAGTCGCGGGTGCGCGCGTTGCTCGGCGCGGGTGGCGCGGTGCTGCCGGCGGCCGGCGAGGGTGACGTGGTCGAGCTGGTCCTGGACACCACTCCGTTCTACGCCGAAGGTGGTGGTCAGCAGCCGGACACCGGTCTGCTGACGGTCGGCGCCGGCCAGGTGGAGATCTTCGACGTGCAGTCGCCGGTGCCGGGGCTGGTCGTGCACAAGGCGCGGGTGGTCCGGGGCGAGGTGCGTTCGGGGGAGACCGGGTACGCCGAGATCGACATCCCGCGTCGGCGGGCGATTTCCCGTTCGCACACCGCGACCCACCTGGTGCACCAGACGATGCGCAACTTCCTCGGCGAGTCGGCCACCCAGGCGGGTTCTCTGAACGCTCCGGGGCGGCTGCGGTTCGACTTCAACACCCCGGGTGCGGTGGCGCCGTCGGTGCTGCACGACATCGAGCAGCAGGTCAACGAGGTGCTGCTGCGCGACCTGGAGGTCAACGCCTTCATCACCTCGCAGGAGGAGGCGCGCCGGCTGGGCGCGATGGCGCTGTTCGGTGAGAAGTACGGCGACGAGGTGCGGGTCGTCGAGGTCGGCGACTACGCCCGGGAGCTGTGCGGCGGGACCCACGTGACCAGGTCCGGCCAGCTGGGTGTGGTGAAGATCCTTTCCGAGTCGTCGATCGGGTCCGGGGTACGTCGGGTCGAGGCCCTGGTCGGCATCGACGCGTTCAACTTCCTGGCCCGGGAACACCTGCTGGTGGCACGGTTGGCCGAGCTCTACCGGGTGCCGGCCGAGCAGGTCGCCGACCGGGTGCAGCAGACCGTCACCCAGCTGCGGGACGCGGAGAAGGAATTGGAGAAGCTGCGGGCGCAGCTGGTGCTGGGCGGCGCCGCCGCGTTGGCGGCCCAGGCGCGCGACGTCCGAGGTGTGGCGTACGTCGGCACGGAGGCGCCCGAGGGCGCGGCCGGCAACGACGTCCGGACGCTGGCGCAGGAGATCCGGGGCAAGATGGACCCGGCTCGACCGGCGGTGGTGGCGGTGGCCGCGCGTTCGGGTGGCAAGGCGTCGCTGGTGGTGGCGGTCAACGCGGCCGGTAAGAGCCGTGGCGTGTCCGCCGCCGATCTGGTCAAGGGGGCGCTGAGCGGTCGGGGTGGCGGGAACGCCGACCTGGCCCAGGGCGGTGGCCTGCCGGCGGCCGAGGCGGCGGGCCTGCTGGTCGCGGTGGAGAAGGCGATCGCCGGGCCGGCGTGA
- the ruvX gene encoding Holliday junction resolvase RuvX gives MTGWARGRRLGVDVGQVRVGLAISDPDGILATPLVTVQRDRRADDSGPPSDVVEIARIVIEYEVHEVIVGLPVTLAGTHGPAVATVQAYIRLLSVAIAPIPVLMTDERMSTVVASRRLSERGVRGRRQRTVVDQAAAVEILQSWLDAQRRRM, from the coding sequence GTGACCGGGTGGGCGCGGGGCCGGCGGCTCGGTGTGGATGTGGGCCAGGTCCGGGTCGGTCTGGCGATCAGCGACCCGGACGGCATCCTGGCGACACCGCTGGTCACCGTGCAACGGGACCGTCGCGCCGACGATTCGGGCCCGCCGTCCGATGTCGTGGAAATTGCCCGGATAGTTATTGAATATGAGGTCCATGAGGTTATTGTCGGTCTGCCGGTGACTCTCGCCGGCACACACGGCCCCGCCGTCGCTACCGTTCAGGCTTACATTCGACTACTGAGCGTGGCGATCGCGCCTATTCCAGTCCTGATGACCGACGAAAGGATGTCGACGGTGGTCGCTAGCCGTAGGCTGTCCGAGCGAGGTGTCCGAGGACGGCGCCAGCGCACGGTGGTCGACCAGGCGGCCGCCGTGGAGATCCTGCAGAGCTGGCTGGATGCGCAGCGGAGGCGGATGTGA
- the aroQ gene encoding type II 3-dehydroquinate dehydratase translates to MKAYVLNGPNLGRLGRRQTDVYGVTSYADLVAGCEQVGREAGLDVVVRQTDAEHEMLAWLHEAADAQAAVVLNPGAWSHYSYAVRDACAMLRGPLVEVHISNIHAREQFRHHSVVSAVATGVICGLGVDGYRLALLHVAQLAAARPS, encoded by the coding sequence ATGAAGGCGTACGTGCTCAACGGGCCGAACCTGGGCCGGCTGGGCCGCCGTCAGACCGACGTCTACGGGGTGACCAGCTACGCCGACCTGGTGGCCGGGTGTGAGCAGGTGGGCCGGGAGGCCGGTCTGGACGTCGTGGTCCGGCAGACCGACGCCGAACACGAGATGCTCGCCTGGTTGCACGAGGCGGCTGACGCGCAGGCGGCCGTGGTGCTCAATCCGGGTGCCTGGTCGCATTACTCGTACGCGGTCCGCGACGCCTGTGCCATGTTGCGCGGGCCGCTGGTGGAGGTGCACATCTCCAACATCCACGCTCGCGAGCAGTTTCGGCATCATTCGGTGGTTTCGGCGGTGGCCACCGGAGTGATCTGCGGCCTCGGCGTGGACGGATATCGCTTGGCGCTGCTGCATGTCGCCCAGCTCGCGGCGGCCCGTCCCAGCTGA
- a CDS encoding shikimate dehydrogenase, translated as MASSEQAGPDRAAQAGPCRAGVLGKPIAHSLSPVIHNAGYRAAGLVGWSYTAIECAESELSDLVSGLDQRWAGLSLTMPLKETALTVADDQSPVAAAIGAANTLVRRPDGSWYADNTDVPGMVAVLRGAGVAPDARIAVLGAGGTARAALAAAAALAAREVTVIARRPASITELAPVADALGIDVVAAGWTAAATACRDVDVVVATVPKGVADPLAGVLRWSAGMVFFDAIYDPWPTPLAAAATAAGVRVISGLDLLLAQAVGQFEHFTGVPAPVPAMRAALHDARSTPGQGQHRGT; from the coding sequence ATGGCATCCTCTGAGCAGGCCGGCCCCGACCGGGCCGCGCAGGCGGGTCCGTGCCGGGCCGGCGTGCTCGGCAAGCCGATCGCGCACTCGCTCTCCCCGGTGATCCACAACGCCGGCTACCGGGCGGCGGGACTGGTCGGCTGGAGCTACACCGCGATCGAGTGCGCCGAGTCGGAGCTGTCCGACCTGGTGTCCGGACTCGACCAGCGGTGGGCCGGACTGTCGCTGACCATGCCGTTGAAAGAGACGGCCCTCACTGTCGCCGACGACCAGTCCCCGGTCGCGGCCGCGATCGGCGCGGCCAACACCCTGGTACGCCGACCCGACGGCTCCTGGTACGCGGACAACACCGACGTCCCCGGAATGGTCGCGGTGCTGCGCGGTGCGGGCGTCGCACCCGATGCGCGGATCGCCGTACTCGGTGCCGGCGGCACCGCCCGGGCCGCGTTGGCCGCCGCCGCGGCGCTCGCCGCCCGCGAGGTCACGGTGATCGCCCGGCGTCCGGCGTCGATCACCGAGCTGGCCCCGGTGGCCGACGCACTCGGAATCGACGTCGTCGCGGCGGGCTGGACGGCCGCCGCGACGGCCTGTCGCGACGTGGACGTGGTCGTGGCCACAGTGCCCAAGGGCGTCGCCGATCCGCTCGCGGGCGTGCTGCGCTGGTCGGCCGGGATGGTGTTCTTCGACGCGATCTACGATCCCTGGCCGACTCCGCTCGCCGCCGCCGCCACCGCCGCCGGGGTTCGGGTGATCTCCGGGCTCGACCTGCTGCTGGCTCAGGCGGTCGGCCAGTTCGAGCACTTCACCGGGGTGCCGGCACCGGTGCCGGCGATGCGGGCGGCGCTACACGACGCCCGGTCGACGCCGGGTCAGGGTCAACACCGCGGCACCTGA
- the aroB gene encoding 3-dehydroquinate synthase, translating to MDSTTRIPVPGERPYEVLVGQRLFAELPELLPGAARVAVLHTPPLKEHADRVAEAFAGAAVLLIEVPDAEAGKSIDVAADCWARLGEAGFTRTDVVVGIGGGAVTDLAGFVAACWLRGVRWVPVATSLLGMVDAAVGGKTGVNTRAGKNLVGSFHPPAGVLCDLELLTSLPPVDLTAGLAEVVKCGFIADPAILDLIEADPRAVTDPAGPQVRELIERAIRVKADVVGDDLRESGLREVLNYGHTLAHAIEKVEDYRWRHGHAVSVGLVYAATLARLAGRLDAAVADRHAAILIALGLPTGYRADAWPQLLAAMRVDKKTRGSRLRFVVLDDVARPAILDGPEDALLAAAYAQVASA from the coding sequence ATGGACTCCACGACTCGCATTCCCGTACCTGGTGAACGACCCTACGAGGTGCTGGTCGGTCAGCGCCTCTTCGCGGAGCTGCCCGAGCTGTTGCCGGGCGCTGCCCGGGTCGCCGTGCTGCACACCCCACCGCTGAAGGAACACGCCGACCGGGTCGCTGAGGCGTTCGCCGGTGCCGCCGTCCTGCTGATCGAGGTGCCGGACGCCGAGGCCGGCAAGTCGATCGACGTCGCCGCCGACTGTTGGGCGCGGCTGGGGGAGGCCGGCTTCACCCGTACCGATGTCGTGGTCGGCATCGGCGGGGGAGCGGTGACCGACCTGGCCGGCTTCGTGGCGGCCTGCTGGCTGCGGGGAGTGCGGTGGGTGCCGGTCGCGACCAGCCTGCTCGGCATGGTCGACGCGGCTGTCGGCGGTAAGACCGGCGTCAACACCAGGGCCGGAAAGAATTTGGTTGGTTCCTTTCATCCGCCGGCCGGTGTGCTCTGCGACCTGGAGCTGCTGACGAGCCTGCCGCCGGTCGACCTGACCGCCGGCCTGGCCGAGGTGGTCAAGTGCGGCTTCATCGCCGATCCGGCGATCCTGGACCTGATCGAGGCCGACCCCCGGGCGGTCACCGACCCGGCGGGTCCGCAGGTCCGGGAGCTGATCGAGCGGGCGATCCGGGTCAAGGCCGACGTGGTCGGCGACGATCTGCGGGAGTCGGGGCTGCGTGAGGTGCTCAACTACGGTCACACCCTGGCCCACGCGATCGAAAAGGTGGAGGACTATCGCTGGCGGCACGGGCACGCGGTCTCTGTCGGCTTGGTGTACGCCGCGACGCTGGCCCGGCTGGCCGGCCGGCTCGACGCGGCGGTCGCCGACCGGCACGCGGCGATCCTGATCGCGTTGGGGTTGCCGACCGGCTACCGGGCTGACGCCTGGCCGCAGTTGCTGGCGGCGATGCGGGTGGACAAGAAGACCCGGGGCAGCCGGCTGCGGTTCGTGGTGCTGGACGACGTCGCCCGGCCGGCGATCCTCGACGGGCCGGAGGACGCGCTGCTCGCCGCCGCCTACGCGCAGGTGGCGAGCGCATGA
- the mltG gene encoding endolytic transglycosylase MltG: MIDELDLAFEDRADKGRHRRGARRAKSRGGGTGGGGRGKTAAALLVTLLLLGALGGGGWYAFDRVQTFFATPDFDGGGTGEVVVQVHPGDSATDIGNTLAEAGVVKSTKAFTEEARANSRSQNIQPGFYRLRLEMSAATALGLLLDLENKVSNRVTIPEGRTAIQLYQALAEATDIPAEEFAAAAKDPLALGVPDWWLTRTDGQQVTPSAEGFLFPDTYDFDPDLTAPEILRLMVDRFLTVTGELEFADRVQAERGGISPYEALIVASLAQAEAGNAEDLAKVARVAYNRVYSETFPCSCLQFDVTVNYYWELTGKPTKASKDMTREELYDESNPYSTHARGGLPPTPINNPGKAALEGALNPPDEDWLYFVAIDKEGHSAFAVTLAEHEANIEIARQNGIL; the protein is encoded by the coding sequence ATGATCGACGAGTTGGACCTTGCCTTCGAGGACCGGGCCGACAAGGGCCGGCACCGTCGGGGTGCCCGCCGGGCGAAGTCGCGTGGCGGTGGCACCGGCGGCGGTGGCCGGGGCAAGACCGCCGCCGCCCTGCTGGTCACCCTGCTGCTGCTCGGTGCCCTCGGCGGTGGCGGCTGGTACGCCTTCGACCGGGTACAGACCTTCTTCGCCACGCCCGACTTCGACGGCGGCGGCACCGGCGAGGTGGTGGTCCAGGTGCACCCCGGCGACAGCGCCACCGACATCGGCAACACCCTGGCCGAGGCGGGCGTCGTCAAGAGCACCAAGGCGTTCACCGAAGAGGCCCGCGCCAACTCCCGCAGCCAGAACATCCAGCCCGGCTTCTACCGGCTGCGGTTGGAGATGAGCGCGGCGACCGCCCTCGGCCTGCTGCTCGACCTGGAGAACAAGGTCTCCAACCGGGTGACGATCCCGGAGGGCCGCACCGCGATCCAGCTCTACCAGGCCCTGGCCGAAGCCACCGACATCCCGGCCGAGGAGTTCGCCGCCGCCGCCAAGGATCCGCTGGCCCTCGGGGTGCCCGACTGGTGGCTCACCCGCACCGACGGACAGCAGGTCACCCCGTCCGCCGAGGGCTTCCTCTTCCCCGACACCTACGACTTCGATCCCGACCTGACCGCCCCGGAGATCCTGCGGCTGATGGTCGACCGGTTCCTGACCGTCACCGGCGAACTGGAGTTCGCCGACCGGGTCCAGGCCGAGCGCGGCGGCATCAGCCCGTACGAGGCGTTGATCGTCGCGTCGCTGGCCCAGGCCGAGGCGGGTAACGCCGAAGACCTCGCCAAGGTCGCCCGGGTCGCCTACAACCGGGTCTACAGCGAGACCTTCCCCTGCAGTTGTCTGCAGTTCGACGTGACGGTCAACTACTACTGGGAGCTGACCGGCAAGCCGACCAAGGCGTCCAAGGACATGACCCGGGAGGAGCTGTACGACGAGAGCAACCCGTACAGCACCCACGCCCGGGGCGGGCTGCCGCCCACGCCGATCAACAACCCCGGCAAGGCCGCCCTGGAAGGCGCGCTCAACCCACCGGACGAGGACTGGCTCTACTTCGTCGCCATCGACAAGGAAGGCCACTCGGCGTTCGCGGTCACCCTGGCCGAGCACGAGGCCAACATCGAGATCGCCCGGCAGAATGGCATCCTCTGA
- a CDS encoding shikimate kinase, with translation MAPVCVLVGPPGAGKTSTGQALAELLGHGFRDIDGDIEAAAGKPIPEIFVDDGEEHFRALERAAVEAALTGFSGVLALGGGAVLAPQTRAALADQTVIYLSVELADAIRRVGLGAGRPLLALNPRATLRHLLDQRRPLYEQVATHQVVTDGRTPEQVAEEIVELLKR, from the coding sequence ATGGCACCGGTTTGCGTGCTGGTCGGTCCGCCCGGTGCCGGCAAGACCAGCACCGGGCAGGCCCTCGCGGAGCTGCTCGGCCACGGGTTTCGGGACATCGACGGCGACATCGAGGCGGCTGCCGGAAAGCCGATCCCGGAGATCTTCGTCGACGACGGCGAGGAGCACTTCCGGGCGTTGGAGCGCGCCGCCGTCGAGGCGGCACTGACCGGCTTCTCCGGTGTGCTCGCGTTGGGCGGGGGCGCGGTGCTCGCCCCGCAGACCCGGGCCGCGCTCGCCGATCAGACCGTGATCTACCTCAGTGTCGAGTTGGCCGACGCGATCCGGCGGGTCGGCCTGGGTGCCGGCCGGCCGTTGTTGGCCCTCAACCCCCGGGCGACGCTGCGGCACCTGCTGGACCAGCGCCGCCCGCTGTACGAACAGGTCGCCACTCATCAGGTGGTCACCGACGGCCGTACCCCGGAGCAGGTCGCCGAGGAGATCGTGGAGCTGCTCAAGCGGTGA
- a CDS encoding replication-associated recombination protein A — MESDVLFSYPASGGPRGARPAAGGMGAEHGLGDFSPPPGGSGPGTGPTPGGSDRASGGEAAPLPVRMRPATIDELVGQEHLLAPGSPLRQLVTGSAPMSVILWGPPGCGKTTVAHLVARATDRRFVAMSALSAGVKDVRAVIDEARRQRRTGGPPTVLFIDEVHRFSKTQQDSLLAAVEDRTVTLLAATTENPHFSVISPLLSRCVLLTLRPLGDDAVRGLLRRAMTDERGLAGAVRLAQPAEDHLVRLAGGDVRKALTALEAAASAAAARELDEIDLDTAEQAIDVAAVRYDRDGDAHYDITSAFIKSLRGSDVDAALHWLARMLVAGEDARFIARRMVIFASEDIGMADPGALSVATAAAHAVEYVGLPEAQLNLAQAVIHLATAPKSNSATTALSAAVADVRAGRGGAVPAHLRDGHYSGARGLGHGRGYRYPHDDHRGVVTQQYPPDELAGVDYYQPTEHGAERTVAARLPVLRRIVRGTAGPMTEPGVASDDDSGSTTAGEEQQ, encoded by the coding sequence ATGGAGTCCGACGTCCTCTTCTCCTATCCCGCTTCGGGTGGGCCGCGCGGCGCGCGGCCCGCTGCGGGTGGCATGGGCGCGGAGCACGGACTCGGTGATTTCAGCCCGCCCCCCGGCGGCTCTGGCCCCGGCACTGGTCCGACTCCCGGTGGTTCCGATCGGGCTTCCGGTGGCGAGGCCGCGCCCCTGCCGGTACGGATGCGTCCGGCGACCATCGACGAGTTGGTGGGGCAGGAACACCTGCTCGCCCCGGGGTCCCCGTTGCGCCAGCTGGTCACCGGCAGCGCACCGATGTCGGTGATCCTGTGGGGCCCACCCGGCTGCGGCAAGACGACCGTGGCGCATCTCGTCGCGCGGGCGACCGACCGCCGGTTCGTGGCCATGTCGGCACTGTCGGCCGGGGTCAAGGACGTCCGGGCGGTGATCGACGAGGCCCGCCGGCAGCGACGTACCGGCGGACCGCCGACGGTGCTGTTCATCGACGAGGTGCACCGGTTCAGCAAGACCCAGCAGGATTCGTTGCTGGCGGCGGTGGAGGACCGCACCGTGACGCTGCTGGCGGCCACGACGGAAAATCCCCACTTCTCGGTAATATCGCCACTATTGTCGCGTTGTGTCTTGCTTACCCTCCGGCCGCTGGGTGACGACGCGGTCCGTGGCCTGCTCCGGCGAGCGATGACCGACGAGCGCGGTCTGGCCGGGGCCGTACGCCTGGCCCAGCCCGCCGAAGACCACCTGGTACGGCTGGCCGGCGGCGACGTCCGCAAGGCGTTGACCGCGCTGGAGGCGGCGGCGTCCGCTGCGGCAGCCCGCGAACTGGACGAGATCGATCTCGACACCGCCGAGCAGGCGATCGACGTCGCGGCGGTGCGCTACGACCGCGACGGCGACGCCCACTACGACATCACCAGCGCGTTCATCAAGAGCCTGCGCGGCTCGGACGTGGACGCCGCACTGCACTGGTTGGCGCGGATGCTGGTCGCCGGCGAGGACGCCCGCTTCATCGCCCGCCGCATGGTGATCTTCGCCAGCGAGGACATCGGCATGGCGGACCCCGGCGCACTGTCGGTCGCCACCGCCGCCGCCCACGCCGTCGAGTACGTCGGGCTCCCGGAAGCGCAGCTCAACCTGGCCCAGGCGGTGATCCACCTGGCCACCGCGCCCAAGTCCAACTCGGCTACCACCGCGCTGTCGGCCGCCGTCGCCGACGTACGGGCCGGCCGGGGCGGAGCGGTGCCGGCCCACCTGCGCGACGGCCACTACTCGGGGGCGCGTGGTCTCGGACACGGGCGCGGCTACCGTTATCCACACGACGATCATCGAGGCGTCGTCACCCAGCAGTATCCGCCGGACGAACTCGCTGGGGTCGACTACTACCAGCCGACCGAGCACGGCGCGGAGCGCACGGTCGCCGCCCGCCTGCCGGTGCTCCGCCGGATCGTCCGTGGCACCGCCGGTCCGATGACCGAACCTGGTGTGGCGTCCGATGATGACAGCGGCAGCACGACTGCCGGGGAGGAACAGCAGTGA
- a CDS encoding DUF948 domain-containing protein: MDGGQIAALVAAGAFLMLVLVLAVPILRLRHTVDAATRAINDLNDRTGPLLGQVNTSVENMNTALGQMHTTLDGVNIQLAKIDTMTSHAQNVTANVANLATVVSAAAANPLVKVAAFGYGVRRAASARRQAETERDVRAELKSRRRAARRNAG, translated from the coding sequence ATGGATGGTGGACAGATCGCGGCCTTGGTGGCAGCCGGCGCGTTCCTGATGCTCGTGCTCGTGCTCGCGGTGCCGATCCTGCGGCTGCGGCACACCGTGGACGCGGCCACCCGGGCGATCAACGACCTGAACGACCGGACCGGGCCGCTGCTCGGTCAGGTCAACACCTCCGTGGAGAACATGAACACCGCGTTGGGGCAGATGCACACGACCCTCGACGGGGTCAACATCCAACTTGCCAAGATCGACACGATGACGAGCCACGCGCAGAACGTCACGGCGAACGTGGCCAACCTGGCCACTGTGGTCTCGGCCGCGGCGGCCAACCCGTTGGTCAAGGTCGCGGCCTTCGGCTACGGCGTCCGGCGGGCCGCGTCGGCGCGCCGACAGGCCGAGACCGAGCGGGACGTCCGCGCCGAACTCAAGTCCCGGCGTCGGGCCGCTCGTCGCAACGCCGGCTGA